The following coding sequences lie in one Peribacillus frigoritolerans genomic window:
- a CDS encoding arylamine N-acetyltransferase family protein, which translates to MNELNALFRKRIGLQEDMKLTFGKLDEILDKTAKTIPFENLSIMASHLSDINKANIMNKVLVRNEGGLCYELNAALYFFLKENDFNVFLVRGVIYNQGWMTIGRTHVTILLNHEGQSYLVDTGFGGNLPLKPVPLNGETVVSQNGEFRIKKESTDHGDHILELKLKHKDQNWRIGYAFDSSKPVGNVAELNEVQTIIRENPQSPFNKHPLITRLTNNGNITLTDSSFTRWDDGKVTKEEIDGTRFKELLKQHFDR; encoded by the coding sequence ATGAATGAACTGAATGCATTATTCAGGAAAAGAATAGGGCTCCAGGAAGATATGAAACTGACATTTGGGAAATTAGATGAAATTCTGGATAAAACTGCTAAAACCATTCCGTTTGAAAACTTATCAATCATGGCATCCCATCTAAGTGATATCAATAAAGCCAATATCATGAACAAAGTCCTCGTGAGGAATGAGGGTGGATTATGCTATGAATTGAATGCAGCCCTTTATTTTTTCCTGAAGGAAAATGACTTTAATGTATTCTTGGTTCGAGGTGTCATTTATAATCAGGGGTGGATGACCATAGGAAGGACCCATGTTACCATTCTATTGAACCATGAGGGCCAATCCTATCTGGTCGATACGGGTTTTGGCGGGAATCTACCATTAAAACCAGTTCCATTGAACGGTGAAACCGTCGTTTCCCAAAATGGTGAATTCCGAATAAAAAAAGAAAGTACCGACCATGGAGATCATATCCTTGAATTAAAACTGAAACATAAAGATCAGAATTGGAGAATAGGGTATGCTTTCGATTCTTCAAAACCCGTAGGAAATGTAGCGGAACTTAATGAGGTCCAAACGATCATCAGGGAAAATCCCCAGTCGCCATTCAATAAGCATCCATTAATCACCCGTTTGACAAACAACGGGAACATCACTTTAACTGATTCATCCTTTACACGGTGGGATGATGGGAAAGTGACGAAAGAAGAAATAGATGGAACACGATTTAAAGAGTTATTGAAACAGCACTTCGATAGATAG
- a CDS encoding carboxymuconolactone decarboxylase family protein, which translates to MEFEANNSTENALRDYKAGIGAFTQKMPVLAEKFNSFTEECFKEGQLSQKEKQLIALGISLYSQDEYCIIYHTKGCLDQGCSEQEILEAIGVTAAFGGGAAMSQAVTLVQECIQDINQMKQ; encoded by the coding sequence ATGGAATTTGAAGCTAACAATTCTACTGAAAATGCTCTTCGTGATTATAAAGCTGGAATCGGTGCCTTTACGCAAAAAATGCCTGTTCTCGCAGAGAAATTCAATTCGTTTACGGAAGAGTGCTTTAAAGAAGGTCAATTATCCCAAAAAGAAAAACAGCTTATCGCATTAGGAATAAGCTTATATTCACAAGATGAATACTGTATTATCTACCATACAAAAGGATGTCTTGATCAAGGCTGTTCCGAACAGGAAATTCTTGAAGCCATTGGTGTGACCGCAGCATTCGGCGGAGGAGCCGCCATGAGTCAGGCTGTAACCCTCGTCCAGGAATGCATCCAAGATATAAATCAGATGAAACAGTAA
- a CDS encoding anti-repressor SinI family protein: protein MNDFDENFPDEWLELVTLAMKSDVTKEQFKKFLQEKSNSNKSSDCGG, encoded by the coding sequence ATGAACGATTTTGATGAAAACTTTCCTGACGAATGGCTGGAACTAGTAACATTGGCAATGAAATCGGATGTTACAAAAGAGCAATTCAAAAAGTTTCTTCAAGAAAAGTCGAATAGCAATAAAAGTAGCGATTGTGGTGGCTAA
- a CDS encoding YdhK family protein: MKKRTKLPIILSLLSALFLVLGACSNSDDKNKEDKKEKEHSEMDMNHSSTGDVPEGLKAAENPTYEVGSQAIIESGHMESMKGAEATIVGAFDTTAYAISYTPSTGGEKVENHKWIIHEEIKDAGEKTYEPGAEVTVNASHMEGMNGAVAEVESAEKTTVYMVDFTPTAGGEKVKNHKWVTESELSASK; the protein is encoded by the coding sequence ATGAAAAAAAGAACAAAATTGCCTATCATCTTATCATTATTATCAGCCCTGTTTTTAGTCCTTGGCGCATGTTCCAACAGCGATGATAAAAACAAAGAAGACAAAAAAGAAAAGGAACATAGTGAAATGGACATGAACCATTCTAGCACGGGTGATGTCCCAGAAGGATTAAAAGCTGCAGAAAATCCAACCTATGAAGTTGGAAGTCAAGCGATTATCGAATCAGGTCATATGGAAAGCATGAAGGGGGCGGAAGCAACAATAGTGGGTGCCTTTGATACGACTGCTTATGCAATTTCGTATACGCCTTCAACTGGCGGAGAAAAAGTTGAAAATCATAAATGGATCATTCACGAAGAAATCAAAGATGCAGGTGAGAAAACATATGAACCCGGAGCGGAGGTCACAGTAAATGCTTCTCATATGGAAGGAATGAACGGGGCTGTCGCTGAAGTTGAATCTGCCGAAAAAACGACTGTTTATATGGTCGATTTCACACCGACTGCGGGTGGAGAAAAAGTGAAGAATCATAAATGGGTAACGGAAAGTGAATTATCAGCGTCTAAATGA
- a CDS encoding NAD(P)H-quinone oxidoreductase: MKAVVVKEPGGADQLLFKDFSKPMPGKGEILIKVKASAINRTDIVSREGKSGYMANPILGIEVSGEVVETGDGANIQLGTRVMGLVNGGGYAQYALMPADRAMKIPDNLSFEEAAAIPEVFLTAYQTLFWLGELTDQETVLIHAGGSGVGTAAIQLAKKLTKAKIITTAGSKGKLDFCHSLGADICINYKEQSFDEEVMKATNNQGVDVILDFIGASYWEKNLKSIKTDGRWVLIGILGGTVVEKVNLMELLLKRVQLKGTLLTPRSDEYKKELTEEFVTKAMPLFLQHEIKAIVDHVFPFEEVQRAHEHMEANKNLGKIILQVNE; this comes from the coding sequence ATGAAAGCAGTGGTAGTTAAAGAACCGGGTGGAGCAGATCAATTACTGTTTAAAGATTTTTCCAAGCCCATGCCCGGAAAAGGGGAAATATTAATTAAGGTGAAAGCCTCTGCTATAAATAGAACGGATATTGTTTCACGAGAAGGGAAATCCGGTTATATGGCAAACCCAATATTGGGGATTGAAGTTTCTGGGGAAGTGGTGGAAACAGGGGACGGTGCAAATATACAATTAGGGACAAGGGTGATGGGCCTTGTAAACGGCGGCGGTTATGCTCAATATGCCTTGATGCCGGCAGATAGAGCAATGAAGATCCCGGATAACTTGTCATTTGAAGAAGCGGCTGCGATTCCCGAAGTATTCTTGACGGCGTATCAAACCTTGTTTTGGTTAGGTGAATTGACGGATCAAGAAACGGTATTGATTCATGCTGGCGGAAGCGGTGTAGGCACAGCAGCTATCCAACTGGCAAAAAAACTGACAAAAGCGAAGATCATCACTACAGCCGGCTCAAAGGGAAAATTGGATTTCTGTCACTCATTAGGGGCGGATATCTGTATCAATTATAAAGAACAATCTTTTGATGAGGAAGTAATGAAAGCTACAAATAATCAAGGAGTGGATGTTATCCTGGATTTCATCGGTGCTTCTTACTGGGAGAAAAACCTTAAAAGCATAAAAACTGATGGACGATGGGTACTGATAGGGATTCTAGGAGGAACTGTAGTCGAGAAGGTGAACTTGATGGAACTTCTCTTAAAAAGAGTTCAATTAAAAGGCACTCTATTAACTCCTCGAAGTGATGAATATAAAAAAGAGTTAACGGAAGAATTCGTTACAAAGGCCATGCCGTTGTTCCTCCAACATGAAATCAAGGCAATCGTGGATCATGTCTTCCCTTTTGAAGAGGTACAAAGGGCGCATGAACATATGGAAGCAAATAAGAATTTGGGTAAAATCATCTTACAGGTAAATGAGTGA
- a CDS encoding DUF3231 family protein has translation MGILSGNPKEEPMHYGEVFGTWAFLTTTKGLIACHQTMLNHTGDKDLHKLLVEVINQGKQEHDQLESLLKENNVGLPPSPPERPKANLEDIPVGARLQDPEISASVSIDINAGLVACSQIMGQCIREDIAQMFAQFHTNKAALGADFLRLNKEKGWLVPPPLHINKTSM, from the coding sequence ATGGGAATTTTAAGCGGAAATCCGAAAGAAGAGCCTATGCATTACGGAGAGGTATTCGGAACATGGGCATTTCTTACAACTACAAAAGGGCTGATTGCCTGTCATCAAACTATGCTTAATCATACTGGCGACAAGGACCTGCATAAATTACTTGTTGAAGTGATCAATCAAGGGAAACAGGAACATGACCAACTTGAATCATTATTAAAAGAAAATAACGTAGGACTGCCTCCGTCACCACCTGAAAGACCTAAAGCTAATTTGGAGGATATTCCAGTCGGGGCACGTCTTCAAGATCCTGAAATCTCTGCTTCAGTATCAATCGATATTAATGCAGGATTAGTTGCTTGCAGCCAAATCATGGGTCAATGCATCCGAGAAGATATTGCACAGATGTTCGCACAATTCCATACGAATAAAGCTGCATTGGGTGCTGACTTCCTAAGATTGAATAAGGAAAAAGGCTGGCTTGTCCCTCCTCCTCTTCATATTAATAAAACAAGTATGTAA
- a CDS encoding cytochrome c oxidase assembly protein: MHSNGHIHDNGAGFEPILLILLAVVIVIYIAAAVISNRRYKKWPLYRTLFWILGTICAASAIIGPIANLAHMDFTAHMVGHLLLGMIAPILLVFAAPITLALRTLDVQSARRLSKVLKSWPLRIISNPITASALNIGGLWILYTTELYGLMHHNALLHALVHFHVFIAGYLFTASMIYMDPTPHRFSFMFRAVVFTISLAGHDILSKYIFAHPPSGVTKEQAENGGMLMYYAGDAIDVALICILCYQWFKATRPKGSLAL; this comes from the coding sequence ATGCACAGTAATGGACATATTCATGATAATGGGGCTGGTTTTGAACCGATTTTATTGATTCTTTTGGCGGTTGTTATAGTGATTTATATCGCAGCTGCCGTAATTTCGAATCGCCGCTATAAAAAATGGCCCTTATACCGTACGCTCTTTTGGATTCTTGGCACCATCTGTGCAGCCTCTGCAATTATAGGTCCCATAGCCAATCTCGCACATATGGACTTCACGGCGCATATGGTTGGCCATTTACTGCTTGGAATGATTGCACCCATCCTGCTCGTGTTTGCTGCACCTATTACTCTTGCACTGCGAACACTTGATGTACAATCAGCAAGACGCCTTTCAAAGGTGTTGAAAAGTTGGCCGCTGCGCATTATAAGCAATCCAATCACTGCCTCTGCGCTTAATATTGGGGGGCTTTGGATACTTTATACGACTGAGTTATATGGGTTGATGCATCATAATGCCCTTCTACATGCATTAGTGCATTTTCACGTGTTCATTGCGGGTTATCTATTCACTGCGTCTATGATTTATATGGACCCGACGCCCCACAGGTTCAGCTTCATGTTTCGTGCTGTCGTATTTACAATTTCACTGGCCGGCCATGATATCCTTTCTAAGTATATTTTTGCCCATCCTCCAAGCGGAGTCACAAAGGAACAAGCGGAAAATGGAGGAATGTTAATGTACTATGCGGGTGATGCCATTGACGTTGCACTTATTTGCATCCTTTGCTATCAATGGTTCAAAGCCACCCGGCCCAAGGGGTCACTTGCCTTGTAG
- a CDS encoding GNAT family N-acetyltransferase, with protein MMTGLTIRPFMENNYEALSNYCLPIEQAIYTSLPLKVIEDFRKDKYNLPMVIYLDEDLIGCFALYTDKAGNQYTSNENAILLKSFSLDLRHQKKGLAFKTLKVLPDMIKLSYPDKDEIILTVHHSNFPAINLYKKAGFIDKGYRFNGEEGEEFIFHFALY; from the coding sequence ATGATGACTGGATTAACTATCAGACCTTTTATGGAAAATAACTACGAGGCGCTGAGCAATTATTGTTTACCTATAGAACAAGCAATCTATACTTCTTTACCTTTGAAAGTTATTGAAGACTTCAGGAAGGATAAATATAACCTCCCCATGGTTATTTATTTAGATGAGGATTTGATTGGTTGTTTTGCCTTATATACGGATAAAGCGGGAAATCAATATACAAGTAATGAGAATGCAATTCTTCTAAAATCATTCTCCTTGGATTTGCGCCATCAAAAAAAGGGGCTAGCTTTTAAGACTTTAAAAGTGTTGCCTGATATGATCAAACTTAGTTATCCAGATAAAGATGAGATTATTCTAACAGTGCATCATTCGAATTTTCCAGCGATAAATTTATATAAAAAAGCTGGATTCATTGATAAAGGGTACAGATTCAATGGGGAAGAAGGGGAGGAATTTATTTTCCACTTTGCCCTGTATTAA
- a CDS encoding DUF2243 domain-containing protein has translation MDFKPRNQKNQSISQLRYTYSARNLWSGFLFGIGLVAFIDEAIFHQLLHWHHFYDKSTSNIGLVSDGLFHALSWFATVGSLFMFADLRRRKGLWLKRWIGGVLLGAGSFQLYDGIIQHKLMRLHQIRYNVDILPYDLIWNIAATIMILIGIILVIQTRRSLLKMKEDTSNAQ, from the coding sequence ATGGATTTCAAGCCCCGAAATCAAAAAAATCAATCTATTTCACAATTACGTTATACTTATTCCGCTCGTAATCTATGGTCCGGTTTTCTATTCGGGATCGGATTGGTGGCATTCATCGATGAGGCCATCTTTCATCAACTATTGCATTGGCACCATTTCTATGACAAGTCCACATCCAATATTGGGCTTGTTTCGGATGGTTTATTTCATGCCCTAAGCTGGTTCGCAACGGTAGGGTCGTTATTCATGTTCGCTGACCTTCGCCGTCGAAAGGGATTATGGCTGAAAAGGTGGATAGGGGGAGTTTTGCTCGGGGCTGGTTCTTTTCAGTTATATGACGGAATCATCCAGCACAAGCTCATGCGTCTCCATCAAATCCGTTACAATGTCGATATTCTCCCATACGACTTGATTTGGAACATTGCAGCCACAATCATGATCTTGATCGGCATTATCCTCGTCATTCAAACAAGGCGCAGCTTACTTAAAATGAAAGAAGATACCAGTAATGCACAGTAA
- the thiC gene encoding phosphomethylpyrimidine synthase ThiC, which yields MMSNSVNDMNVSIMSSFAGSKKVYVEGSRPDIRVPMREIKLSPTTGSFGEEENPPLRVYDTSGFYTDSEYPIDIHKGLAPIRRSWVLEREDVEEYEGREIKPEDNGYKKESRTKAEVFPGLKRKPLRAANGQNVTQLHYARKGIITPEMEFISIRENVAPEFVREEVASGRAIIPANINHPESEPMIIGRNFHVKINANIGNSAVSSSIEAEVEKMTWATRWGADNIMDLSTGKNIHTTREWIIRNSPVPVGTVPIYQALEKVNGVAEDLNWEVFRDTLIEQAEQGVDYFTIHAGVLLRYIPMTAKRVTGIVSRGGSIMAQWCLAHHQESFLYTHFEEICEIMKAYDVSFSLGDGLRPGSIADANDEAQFAELETLGELTKIAWKHDVQVMVEGPGHVPMHLIKENMDKQLEVCQEAPFYTLGPLTTDIAPGYDHITSAIGAAMIGWFGTAMLCYVTPKEHLGLPNKEDVRVGVITYKIAAHAADLAKGHPQARKRDDALSKARFEFRWRDQFNLSLDPERAVEYHDETLPAEGAKTAHFCSMCGPKFCSMRISQDIRDLAKEKGLGFESVIDEGLKEKANEFRKTDGEIYL from the coding sequence ATGATGAGTAATTCAGTAAATGACATGAACGTTTCAATTATGTCCAGTTTTGCCGGGAGTAAAAAAGTGTATGTTGAGGGATCTAGACCCGATATTAGGGTACCCATGCGTGAAATTAAGCTAAGTCCGACTACAGGGTCATTCGGCGAAGAGGAGAATCCGCCTTTACGAGTATATGACACAAGCGGTTTTTATACGGATTCAGAATATCCCATTGATATTCATAAAGGTCTTGCCCCGATTAGACGCAGCTGGGTTCTGGAAAGGGAAGATGTTGAAGAGTATGAAGGGCGTGAAATAAAGCCCGAAGATAACGGGTATAAAAAAGAGTCACGAACCAAAGCAGAAGTTTTTCCGGGATTGAAAAGAAAACCATTGCGTGCAGCGAATGGGCAAAACGTAACCCAGCTCCATTATGCCCGAAAAGGTATCATAACTCCGGAAATGGAGTTCATCTCGATCAGGGAAAATGTAGCCCCTGAGTTTGTAAGAGAAGAGGTAGCTAGCGGGAGGGCGATCATACCGGCAAATATTAACCATCCTGAAAGTGAGCCCATGATCATCGGACGTAATTTTCATGTGAAAATAAATGCGAATATTGGAAATTCCGCTGTTAGTTCATCGATCGAAGCTGAAGTGGAGAAAATGACTTGGGCTACACGTTGGGGTGCAGACAACATAATGGATCTTTCCACCGGAAAGAATATTCACACGACCCGGGAATGGATTATCAGGAATTCACCTGTGCCAGTTGGGACGGTTCCGATATATCAAGCATTGGAAAAAGTGAATGGAGTCGCGGAAGATTTAAATTGGGAAGTTTTCCGGGATACATTAATCGAGCAGGCTGAGCAAGGTGTCGATTACTTCACCATACACGCCGGTGTGCTTTTGCGATACATTCCCATGACAGCAAAGCGAGTTACGGGAATCGTTTCCCGGGGGGGCTCCATCATGGCACAATGGTGCTTGGCCCATCACCAAGAAAGTTTTCTCTATACTCACTTTGAAGAGATTTGTGAAATCATGAAGGCGTATGATGTCTCTTTCTCATTAGGTGACGGCCTCCGTCCTGGCTCCATTGCAGATGCAAACGATGAGGCTCAATTTGCTGAATTGGAAACACTTGGGGAACTGACGAAGATTGCTTGGAAGCACGATGTTCAAGTCATGGTGGAGGGACCCGGTCACGTACCGATGCATTTGATTAAAGAAAATATGGATAAGCAGCTGGAAGTCTGTCAAGAAGCTCCATTCTATACCCTGGGACCATTGACAACGGATATAGCTCCTGGATACGATCATATCACTTCTGCGATTGGTGCTGCCATGATTGGATGGTTTGGAACGGCCATGCTTTGTTATGTGACACCGAAAGAGCATTTGGGACTTCCGAATAAAGAGGATGTTCGTGTAGGGGTCATTACTTATAAAATTGCAGCCCACGCAGCTGATCTTGCAAAAGGCCATCCCCAGGCACGGAAACGGGATGATGCCCTTTCGAAGGCTAGATTCGAATTTCGTTGGAGAGATCAATTCAATCTTTCCCTCGATCCTGAAAGGGCAGTTGAATATCACGATGAAACACTTCCGGCAGAGGGTGCCAAAACAGCCCATTTCTGTTCAATGTGCGGACCCAAATTCTGCAGTATGAGGATTTCTCAGGACATCCGTGATTTGGCGAAGGAAAAGGGTCTGGGTTTTGAGTCGGTAATCGATGAAGGTCTTAAAGAAAAAGCGAATGAATTTAGGAAAACGGACGGGGAAATCTATCTGTGA
- a CDS encoding manganese catalase family protein — MFRHQKELQFEVKVDRPDPMLARQIQEVLGGQFGEMTVMMQYLFQGFNCRGEEKYKDMLMDIGTEEIGHVEMLCSLISQLLDGASPEDQAEAAKDPATAAIMGGINPQHLLVSGLGGLPTNSNGVPWNGSYIVASGNLLADMRSNLHAESQGRLQVARLYHMTKDEGVRATFRKMLARDRYHQYQWMAAIAELEEKNGVVVPASFPPEAEMESQPEAYEFWNLSEGNESADGLWATGSAPDGTGDFVYVAEPVAKGQIPNPKVPAAQLHHDLDRSQSLNKR, encoded by the coding sequence ATGTTTCGCCATCAAAAAGAATTGCAATTTGAAGTTAAGGTAGATCGACCAGATCCGATGCTTGCCCGTCAAATTCAGGAAGTGTTAGGTGGACAGTTTGGAGAAATGACTGTCATGATGCAATATCTTTTTCAGGGCTTTAACTGCCGTGGAGAAGAAAAATACAAAGATATGCTGATGGATATTGGTACAGAGGAAATTGGACATGTAGAGATGCTTTGTTCGCTCATTAGTCAATTGCTTGATGGCGCTTCTCCGGAAGATCAAGCAGAAGCCGCAAAAGATCCTGCTACAGCAGCCATCATGGGTGGAATCAATCCCCAGCATTTGCTCGTAAGTGGTCTTGGGGGACTGCCAACCAACTCGAATGGGGTGCCTTGGAACGGATCTTATATTGTAGCCAGCGGAAATCTATTAGCGGACATGCGATCGAATCTTCATGCTGAAAGCCAAGGACGCCTTCAAGTGGCCCGTTTATATCATATGACCAAAGATGAGGGGGTACGTGCCACCTTCCGTAAAATGTTAGCCCGTGATCGTTACCACCAATATCAATGGATGGCGGCCATTGCAGAACTTGAAGAAAAAAATGGCGTTGTCGTTCCCGCGTCATTCCCACCGGAAGCGGAAATGGAATCTCAACCGGAAGCGTACGAATTCTGGAACTTGTCAGAAGGTAATGAATCAGCAGACGGACTGTGGGCAACAGGGAGCGCCCCAGATGGTACAGGAGATTTTGTTTATGTAGCTGAACCAGTTGCAAAAGGGCAGATTCCTAACCCTAAGGTTCCGGCAGCACAATTGCATCATGACCTGGATAGAAGTCAATCGCTTAATAAAAGATAA
- a CDS encoding spore coat protein yields the protein MQNQYQQGQVHQNMQTGAIPPQMNHGGHEVFDVHEVLSGTIGTLNTYTLLRQHIQDQELLDILDRQYQFIQDEYNISLECFQSGQDPSKRTQSYKMNQGNDFIYGLTPTQPKKPLQSVSEITDECISGMMLGAVKSAASMKAMAALEITNPVVRRVFADSVPNCIEMAYEISIYQNKHHYYQVPQLAQQDMQQMLNSYAPAQGNNNNMSH from the coding sequence ATGCAAAACCAATATCAACAAGGTCAAGTACACCAGAACATGCAAACGGGTGCCATTCCCCCACAAATGAATCACGGTGGTCACGAAGTATTCGATGTACATGAAGTGTTGTCGGGAACAATTGGTACTTTAAATACGTATACTCTTTTGCGTCAGCATATCCAGGATCAGGAATTACTAGATATTCTGGATCGTCAATATCAGTTCATCCAAGATGAATATAATATTTCACTGGAGTGCTTCCAATCGGGCCAGGATCCTTCTAAACGGACTCAGAGCTACAAAATGAATCAAGGTAACGATTTTATATATGGATTGACACCAACTCAGCCAAAGAAACCTTTGCAATCCGTATCGGAAATTACGGATGAATGTATTTCAGGCATGATGCTTGGAGCTGTTAAGTCTGCAGCATCCATGAAAGCGATGGCAGCGCTTGAAATAACGAATCCGGTTGTTCGCCGCGTATTTGCAGATTCCGTTCCGAACTGCATTGAAATGGCATATGAGATTTCGATATATCAAAACAAACATCATTACTATCAAGTTCCGCAGCTTGCACAGCAGGATATGCAGCAAATGTTGAATTCATATGCACCCGCACAAGGAAATAACAACAACATGAGTCATTAA
- a CDS encoding histidine phosphatase family protein, giving the protein MKIGLVRHFKVAHEFPTGRSVTADDMKQWFEDYDAADIIYGTTLFGVEEWQECYCSDMSRAVKTAEHIYPGTVHRMEELREIPSPPLKGRVKLPFILWAIWIRCCSVFNKQTRAEIKIAERRINKVLDEVFAKGERDVLIVSHAALMVYMRKELIRRGFTGPKFKIASNGKLYVFER; this is encoded by the coding sequence ATGAAAATTGGTTTGGTACGGCATTTTAAGGTGGCACATGAATTTCCTACTGGGAGGTCTGTGACGGCGGATGATATGAAGCAATGGTTTGAGGACTATGATGCAGCGGATATTATTTATGGAACGACTTTATTTGGCGTGGAGGAATGGCAGGAATGTTATTGCAGTGATATGTCGAGAGCTGTCAAGACAGCGGAACATATCTATCCAGGTACGGTTCACCGGATGGAGGAGCTGCGGGAAATACCTTCCCCGCCTCTTAAAGGAAGGGTAAAGCTGCCATTCATCCTTTGGGCCATCTGGATTCGCTGCTGCTCGGTGTTCAACAAGCAGACAAGGGCGGAAATTAAGATCGCAGAGCGAAGGATCAATAAAGTATTGGATGAAGTCTTTGCAAAGGGGGAAAGGGATGTTCTGATCGTGAGTCATGCCGCCCTCATGGTATATATGAGGAAAGAGCTGATCCGACGGGGGTTCACCGGTCCGAAATTCAAGATTGCCAGTAATGGAAAGCTGTATGTATTTGAAAGATGA
- a CDS encoding HAD family hydrolase: protein MLKAVFFDLDDTLLWDQKSVKEAFVATCEVAKEKYDLNVDEFEEAVRKEARELYSSYDTYAFTQMIGINPFEGLWGNFQDDHDEFRKMAGIAPAYRKEAWTRGLLALGIDDPEFGLELAERFPAERRKKPFIYEETFRVLDELKGKYKLLLLTNGSPELQNTKLEITPELVPYFDQIVISGAFGRGKPDASIFEHALEIMELDKDEVLMVGDNLMTDILGASRVGIKSVWINRHDKERNEVIPTYEIKHLEELYPILEGLGN from the coding sequence TTGCTGAAGGCAGTTTTTTTTGATTTAGATGATACATTACTATGGGATCAGAAAAGTGTAAAAGAGGCTTTTGTGGCCACATGTGAAGTGGCCAAGGAGAAATATGATCTGAATGTCGACGAGTTTGAAGAAGCTGTGCGAAAGGAAGCGCGTGAGCTTTATTCTTCTTACGATACATATGCATTCACACAAATGATCGGAATCAACCCATTTGAGGGGCTATGGGGAAATTTCCAGGATGATCATGATGAATTCAGGAAGATGGCCGGGATTGCTCCGGCTTATCGGAAAGAAGCGTGGACGAGAGGGTTATTGGCATTAGGGATCGATGACCCGGAATTTGGGCTTGAACTGGCAGAACGTTTCCCTGCAGAGAGACGCAAAAAGCCATTTATCTATGAAGAAACATTCCGTGTTCTGGATGAATTAAAAGGGAAGTATAAATTGCTATTGCTTACGAACGGATCTCCTGAGCTGCAAAATACCAAACTTGAAATTACGCCTGAACTGGTTCCTTATTTCGACCAAATCGTGATATCAGGCGCATTTGGAAGAGGTAAACCGGATGCCTCCATTTTTGAGCATGCTTTGGAAATCATGGAGCTTGATAAAGATGAAGTATTGATGGTCGGCGATAATTTAATGACGGATATCCTTGGAGCATCACGGGTAGGCATAAAGTCGGTTTGGATAAATCGCCATGATAAGGAACGGAATGAAGTGATTCCAACCTATGAAATCAAGCATTTAGAGGAGCTCTACCCTATCCTTGAGGGCCTGGGGAATTAA